CCTAACTATTTTTAACATGGAAAAATATCTCTACTCTTTTCATGTTAATCTCAAAAAACTGTTTATAAGCGAATTATATAGATTTTATTTATTTGAAATCAAGACATTATAAAACATTTATTTAAAAATAAGAAAAACAAGTCTAAACAAACAGTATTTCTATATGTTTTCACTGTTTAAATAGACTATAGCTCAAAGGATATTTTAGATACCATCGACACAACCTAAACTAAAGAAAGGTAGTAAAGTTGAAGGTACTGGAATAATAAACGATGAAATAAATTTAAATGCAGGAATATAAATAGGTTTTGATATCAAAACCCTATATTTTTTGAATAGAAGCATTTTGCATATTCTTGATGTTTTTTACTATCAAATCCTTTATAAACAACGGCAGTTGCCATACCTCCAAATGGAAGTGTCTTATTATTACTAACGTGGTGAGGGAAATGACAGTGAAGAGGCCAAATACCTGGATTGTTTGCGTAAAACTCTATATCCCACGTTGAACCAGAAGGAACTAATATAGTGTTCTTAAGTAGTCTGTTTTCTTTTCTTATGGTATTGCCATCCGATGCACTTATTAGAAATTGATGCCCGTGAAAGTGAATAGGGTGGTTTGCCATACCTATATTTCCAAATCTTATCCTTACATTATCTTCTTTTTCGATCAGCAATCTGCTGGTATAAGGAAAGCACCTACCATTCATAGTAAAAAAATTAGCATCCATTGAGAATGGATTAATATCATATACACCTTGTTTTAAAGAAAAAGGATCTATATTTTTAAGGGTATATTCTTCAAGCATGATAAAGAAATCTCTTTGTATATCTTCTTTTTTTTCATCTGGATCAAGTATTATAAATGCTCCTTCAAGTCCCATCATATCCTGAACTACAGTATAAAGATGAGAATGATACATATGAGTTCCCGGTGGATTTGTTATTTTAAACCTATAATCAAAATAGCATCCAGGGTTTATTTTAGGAGATGGTTCTACGGCTGGAACTCCATCCATATTGTTTGGAATATCAAGACCATGCCAATGAACACTAGTAGGTTGTGCAAGTTGATTGTAAACCCTTATACAAACTTCATCATCAGGATATACAAATATAGTAGGACCGGGAGTTGATCCATTATAACCCCAAGCATTCATATAAATACCTGGAAGTATTTCTCTTTTTACTGGTTGCGCTGCAAGTTCAAAGTATTTAACCTTACCTTTTTTCATATAATTTAATACAGGAACATCAGGTGTTATAACCATATCGATACCTCCAGTAATATTAATTCTATAAACTATATGATTTAACAGGATAATCTATACTTACACTAGTAATTTTGAGTAATCCTAAGGTAGCTACGATAAACCACAAACGCATTTACATTTAAAGGAAATAAGTTTTCAGTTTATCTATTTAGACGATCTAACATATTCTCAAAATTTTTCACCATAGAAGTATCAAACACAGTTAAATCAATGCTTCAATAAATTAAAGCTCTCGAACTTTGATTTCTAATTTTATTAACCCATCCTCATAATCAATATTTTATTATGAGTCTTCATTTGAGTATATATTTATTTCAAATAAACTTGACTAAGGTCTATAAATACTAATTTCAGGAGTTTTTAGACTATAGTTTGTTTTTATTTTTGATGGTCTAAAATATCCTAAGTTTATTGACTTTTTATATTTTTAATGGCAATAAAAAAAGAATCTATCGTTAAATTGATACATTCATTGAAGTTACTGGTTTTAAATCAGCTTTGGTGAAAAATTTCGAAAAAAACACAGGTTGGCCATTACAACTACATCAACTATTTTTTAAAAAATTGACTATTAATTCTTCACATGAAACATAAAATTCTGCATTTTAGAGCTTATTTTAGCCCTAAAAATGCAGAATTTTTATAAAATAAATACAACTATAGTAATATCAAAGGTTTGAAATTGTTGACACTTCCCTAAAATGGTATTTAAGTATTAATTAGGGTATACCTCCAATATTTCTTAATATCCACTAAGTTGTTCTTTTGTAAGCACAACTTAGTGGATGTATTTTATTGGGGTGAATTCTAATTAAATAATAGCTTTTTTAAATAGATCTGATAATCTTTCAGATACTAATTCCATACCCTCTTTAAGTATTTCATCAGTATTTTCACCAAATTCGTGAAATACTCTAAAAACTGGAGGATTATCTCCTTTGTTTATTGGAATAAAAAAGGGATCTCCTGAGCCCAGTGAACAGCTTGCAATACAAATAAAACCGCTCTCAAAAATTGCACAACCTGGAATATAATCCATGCTCTCTTCAATCATAGCATTGGTATCATTCCATAACATATATGAGATACCATCAAAATCTTCTTCTGGTTCAAATTCCTGAAAACCAAATTCTGTACCAATTAGTGGTATTTGACTTGTTAATTCAATAAACCAGTATGGTAATAATTTCTCAATCTCTAAACCTCCAAATTCAAAAATGATGCTCATTGAAATATTAACTAAATAGCGGTATTTCAATGAGCATCATTTTTAGCTTTAAGATGAGACTATTCTTTTTTTAAAATCTTATTTATCCACAATATCATAAAAATATCCCCACATATTCTCTCCCTTTACAAGCTTTTCATCAGCAACTAGCCTATCAAGTTCACTCTCTAGCTGTTTTATATTCATGTTTATTTCATTTCGCTCAAGCGTTATTAATATATCATCAAGTTCCATTTCTTTTATTGGAAATCTAGTTTTTATAATATCGAATACCTTGTTCTTTGAGCTCTCTATAAATAAACTTAGTTCATCAAAAGGATTTTCTGTATGAGGACTTGTGCTCTTAGCCATTCTTATTCTAACAGGTATTGTTCTTCCCATTATAGCTGATGATACGAATGTATCTCCTGATCTTAAGTAAGGAAGTCTCTTTGCTTCATCTGCACTTATATCTGTTTCTTCTTTTATAGTAGCTATATCCGATGCTCTAACAGTTCTAAATACAAATTTAGTGTTTAACTGTGCAGTTACAGTCTCATCTAAAAGAGTCGGCCTTTGTGTTGCAAGTATTAAGAATACTCCATATTTTCTTCCCTCTTGAGCTATCTCTTTTATTATAGATTTTGATGGCGCTTCATATCCCTTTGGAGCAAAATTATGTGCTTCATCAGTTACTATTATAAAAGGTGGGAAAAAATCACTATTTTCTACTTCTTTATATTTAGCGTCCTTATAATCTCTTCTCTTATGATATAGTTTATTTAAAAGATATGTAGAAAACACCTGTATAAGCCTCATATCCCCTTGTATAACTATTAATTTACCTTCTTTGATGCTATTTTCTATAGGCTGTATATCCTTTGAAAAAATTCCTTCGTTATAAAGTCTAGTTAATCTCCATATAACTCCACTTACAGAGGCCGCAGGGCATTTTGTATTATACTCTAAGAATAATTTTTGTATATCAGAGTATTTTTTCTTTTCATATACTTCTTCACTAGTGTTCATCTTGTCGTATATTTTTTTCTCAGAACCTAACCTCTGACCTTCTGCCAAATATTCAAGCCTTTTCAAAAATGTCATGTATGTATCTCTTTTTTTGTATATATTATCTATTACATTACTCATAGAATCTGTTATATTGCCTGATGCTGTTAATAATTTTTTTAGTTCATTTTTATTTAAATCTTCAAATTTAACTCCAACATCTACTCCTATTTGATATATAGTAAATTTATTTTTAAAATCAGTTAAATATTTTTCATCTAGATCAGGACATTTATTTGAAAAATCCATTTCAAAGTGTGGATCCAGTACTACTGTCGGTATGTTAAGCTTCATAATTTCTTCAAGTATAACTCTACTACCAAAGCTTTTACCAGAGCCAGACCCTCCAAATATACCTATATGAGGATATTGTTGCATTTTCTTTATATCGAATATAAATGGAACTCCTCTTTGATTTATTATGTTTTCTTTATTCCAAATACATAATGTATTCTTAAGTTCATCATCCATACTATTTTCCATATCTTCTGTAGATTTTATTTCTCCGAGCAATAATCCATTGTCTTTTTCGCATTTTATAAATAGATCTTTTACTTCTTTAAAATGAGGTTTTCTAACCTTAGCTCCTGTACATATAGGATACTCTGCTTCTTCTAGAAGTCTTATTTTTGCTAGATGGATAGTCTCTTCTCCCACTTTATATCCTAGTTGACTAAGAGAATTTAATACATTAGAATCTATAAGTCCACCATTTATATTAAGTGGTATATATCTGTTATATGACATAGTTTCGAAGACTTCTCCCAGCTGATTTTTCTGATAGTCATCTTCTATTACTATTATTTCATTTATTTTGAATGGTCTTTCTTTTGTTACAACACTTACTTCTTGTTGTGTAGTAATACCTACAACTTGCATATTAATTCCCCTCCTTACAAGCTTCTTTCTTCTCTTTTAGGTTTTATAAATAGATTAGATAAGTCTTTATCTATGTATGTATCTATTAAAGCATTCATCATCTCATCCGTTATTTTTACTTCTTTATCTACTATATCTAGCCATATAGGTATTCCCCTTGAATTCTTAGGAGTTAATGTATATACTATATCGCAAAGCTTTTGCATGTTTTCCTTTTGAACTGATAAAAAATCCATGGCTATAGCGCTAGGATCTGATGATGTTCTCAAAAAACAACAATCTATATCCTCTTTCGTTTTTTTAGATTTTCCAGGTAGTATATTTATATATTCGCCTTCCTTTAATGATCCAAATAGTACCTCTTTATCATATACATCTTCTCCAATATCTATCTCTTTTAATTTTAATACATGTGCCATTTCTTTAGTCTTTATTTCTTCTATTATTCCTATTAAAAGTATATTGTTTTCTATACACTTTCTTTTAAGTTCTTTCCATTTTTCATGACACTTTATACTATATGTCATTAAAGAACCATCCATCATTATAATATGAGGACTATATTTTTGTACACTTTGAATTGCAACTTCTGCTTCTAACTCAGACATTATGTTTTCTTCTTTTTCTTTAGCTTTTTCACTATTAAGTTTGTCTATTAATGGTGAGAATACTTGGTACAACGATATAGGCTCTTTGTTTAAATCCATGCTCTTTGCAAGTGCACTTATAGCCACTAAGTAATGGGGGTGTAAATTTCCTTTTTTATTTTTGCTTCCATCTATACCTATTATATCTCCTTCTTTTCTAATTCTTATTAATTCTTCATTACTAAGTTTTTTCATATTTTTTATTTCTAGTTCTTGTCGAATTTTCTTAACTCCGATATTCTTTAATGGTCTATGAATGGTTTTTAATTGATAATTAACCTCTTTAAAATTATTAATTAAATCATTTTTTATTTCCAATTTAATTTCTCCTTTATTTGTTAACTTTATGTTAAATCAGAACTTATTCAATCACTTTTTGTTGACTTTTATTGCCATCCTTGTTATTATTTTAATATATAAATTGTCGAAAAATGTTGTTATATAATATAGGAGGTATAGTTATGAAATCTACAGGAATAGTAAGAAAAGTTGATGAATTAGGAAGAGTTGTTATACCAATAGAATTAAGAAGAACGTTAAATATAGCTGAGAAAGATGCTTTAGAAATATATGTTGATGGTGAGAGTATAATATTAAAGAAATATGAGCCAGCTTGTATATTCTGTGGAAATGCAAAAGACATAAAACATTTTGCAGGTAAAAACATCTGTCCTGATTGCGTAGAAAAATTATCTGAAATGAAGTAATTTATAAAAAGTCCCCTAGGGGACTTTTCTTATATACTATAAATCTAATACTTCTTGATAAACCTCATTTTTAGGTAACTTTCTTTCCTTTGCAACATGTTTTGTAGCATCTTTTTTACTCATTCCATCCTCTATAAGCTTAGTTACATACTCACGTATACTTAAATCATCATTATTATTTAAGCTTTGTATCTCTCCACTAAAGCCATCTAATATAAGTACGAACTCTCCTTTTATTTCTCTTTCTTTGAATATATTTAAAGCATCTTCAACACTAGTTCTTATTATTTCTTCATATTTTTTAGTGATTTCTCTACATATAGATATTTGTCTATCTCCCAATATACTCAATATATCAGAAAGTGTATTTTTTAGTCTATGTGGAGATTCATAAAAGATTAGAGTTCTTCTTTCATGTTTTAATTCTTCTAATTCTTGTCGTCTTATTTTTTTATCTCTATTTAAAAATCCTTCAAATGCAAATTTTCTGGTTTTAAGCCCACTTCCAACAAGTGCAGTTACAAATGCTGTAGCTCCCGGAAGTACATCTACCTTTATACCCGCATCTATAGCTTGTCTTATAAGATCTTCTCCAGGATCAGATATTCCAGGCATACCAGCATCAGTAATTATAGCTACATTCTCTCCATTTAACATCTTTTCTATTATCACGCTTCCTTTGCTATCTTTATTATGTTCATGATAGCTTGTAAGGGGTTTTGATATACTGAAATGGTTTAACAGCTTTATACTGTGTCTAGTATCCTCTGCAGCTATTAAATCTACCTCTTTTAATGTATTTAATGTTCTTATAGTTATATCTTCTAAATTTCCTATTGGAGTAGCACATACGTAAAGATTACCCTTCATTTAATTCTCTCCTATATCTTGTTTTGAATAAATT
The window above is part of the Tepidibacter aestuarii genome. Proteins encoded here:
- a CDS encoding multicopper oxidase family protein codes for the protein MVITPDVPVLNYMKKGKVKYFELAAQPVKREILPGIYMNAWGYNGSTPGPTIFVYPDDEVCIRVYNQLAQPTSVHWHGLDIPNNMDGVPAVEPSPKINPGCYFDYRFKITNPPGTHMYHSHLYTVVQDMMGLEGAFIILDPDEKKEDIQRDFFIMLEEYTLKNIDPFSLKQGVYDINPFSMDANFFTMNGRCFPYTSRLLIEKEDNVRIRFGNIGMANHPIHFHGHQFLISASDGNTIRKENRLLKNTILVPSGSTWDIEFYANNPGIWPLHCHFPHHVSNNKTLPFGGMATAVVYKGFDSKKHQEYAKCFYSKNIGF
- a CDS encoding ATP-binding protein, with the protein product MQVVGITTQQEVSVVTKERPFKINEIIVIEDDYQKNQLGEVFETMSYNRYIPLNINGGLIDSNVLNSLSQLGYKVGEETIHLAKIRLLEEAEYPICTGAKVRKPHFKEVKDLFIKCEKDNGLLLGEIKSTEDMENSMDDELKNTLCIWNKENIINQRGVPFIFDIKKMQQYPHIGIFGGSGSGKSFGSRVILEEIMKLNIPTVVLDPHFEMDFSNKCPDLDEKYLTDFKNKFTIYQIGVDVGVKFEDLNKNELKKLLTASGNITDSMSNVIDNIYKKRDTYMTFLKRLEYLAEGQRLGSEKKIYDKMNTSEEVYEKKKYSDIQKLFLEYNTKCPAASVSGVIWRLTRLYNEGIFSKDIQPIENSIKEGKLIVIQGDMRLIQVFSTYLLNKLYHKRRDYKDAKYKEVENSDFFPPFIIVTDEAHNFAPKGYEAPSKSIIKEIAQEGRKYGVFLILATQRPTLLDETVTAQLNTKFVFRTVRASDIATIKEETDISADEAKRLPYLRSGDTFVSSAIMGRTIPVRIRMAKSTSPHTENPFDELSLFIESSKNKVFDIIKTRFPIKEMELDDILITLERNEINMNIKQLESELDRLVADEKLVKGENMWGYFYDIVDK
- a CDS encoding DNA double-strand break repair nuclease NurA; amino-acid sequence: MEIKNDLINNFKEVNYQLKTIHRPLKNIGVKKIRQELEIKNMKKLSNEELIRIRKEGDIIGIDGSKNKKGNLHPHYLVAISALAKSMDLNKEPISLYQVFSPLIDKLNSEKAKEKEENIMSELEAEVAIQSVQKYSPHIIMMDGSLMTYSIKCHEKWKELKRKCIENNILLIGIIEEIKTKEMAHVLKLKEIDIGEDVYDKEVLFGSLKEGEYINILPGKSKKTKEDIDCCFLRTSSDPSAIAMDFLSVQKENMQKLCDIVYTLTPKNSRGIPIWLDIVDKEVKITDEMMNALIDTYIDKDLSNLFIKPKREERSL
- a CDS encoding AbrB/MazE/SpoVT family DNA-binding domain-containing protein, giving the protein MKSTGIVRKVDELGRVVIPIELRRTLNIAEKDALEIYVDGESIILKKYEPACIFCGNAKDIKHFAGKNICPDCVEKLSEMK
- the rsmI gene encoding 16S rRNA (cytidine(1402)-2'-O)-methyltransferase, with product MKGNLYVCATPIGNLEDITIRTLNTLKEVDLIAAEDTRHSIKLLNHFSISKPLTSYHEHNKDSKGSVIIEKMLNGENVAIITDAGMPGISDPGEDLIRQAIDAGIKVDVLPGATAFVTALVGSGLKTRKFAFEGFLNRDKKIRRQELEELKHERRTLIFYESPHRLKNTLSDILSILGDRQISICREITKKYEEIIRTSVEDALNIFKEREIKGEFVLILDGFSGEIQSLNNNDDLSIREYVTKLIEDGMSKKDATKHVAKERKLPKNEVYQEVLDL